In one Massilia endophytica genomic region, the following are encoded:
- a CDS encoding HutD/Ves family protein, whose translation MTRLIQYASLHPTPWKNGGGSTTELIVCPPGATFDDFEWRVSIATITQSGPFSVFPGIDRTLTLIEGPGVVLDVGNERQVALSEREPMVAFPGETAVTATVDGAATTDFNVMTRRSCCTHQLERRVVRDFSTLERRSDCTVIFLAEGESMAVFSGSERIAMVRYDAVVLDKEEVWTLEAGQATVFIVDIIRNEDKET comes from the coding sequence ATGACCCGACTGATTCAGTACGCAAGCCTGCACCCAACGCCCTGGAAGAACGGCGGCGGTTCCACCACGGAACTGATTGTTTGCCCGCCCGGCGCCACCTTCGACGATTTTGAATGGCGCGTCAGCATCGCCACCATCACGCAGAGCGGGCCTTTCTCTGTCTTCCCCGGTATCGACCGCACCCTTACCCTGATCGAAGGCCCGGGAGTGGTTCTCGACGTGGGCAACGAAAGGCAGGTTGCCCTCAGCGAGCGCGAACCGATGGTCGCTTTCCCCGGGGAGACTGCCGTCACCGCCACGGTGGACGGCGCGGCCACCACCGACTTCAATGTGATGACCCGGCGCAGCTGCTGCACCCACCAGCTCGAGCGGCGCGTGGTGCGTGATTTTTCGACGCTGGAGCGTCGCAGCGACTGCACGGTGATCTTCCTCGCGGAAGGCGAAAGCATGGCCGTCTTCAGCGGCAGCGAGCGTATTGCCATGGTGCGCTATGATGCGGTGGTATTGGACAAGGAAGAAGTCTGGACGCTCGAGGCGGGCCAGGCGACAGTCTTCATTGTCGACATCATCCGCAACGAGGACAAGGAAACATGA